The genomic interval CATTATACAAGACAAGCACTTCAGGTTAAAAACGGCCGACCATGTGCTACATGATTGTCATGGATCACCATACTCATACTACAAAAGCCATCAACATTGACGTTGACAAAATCCACATGGAGCAACACCCAACATGGGGCAACCGCAGAAGCAAAATGAGACAAAGATAGCcccattattaattatttttaaacttaaaaaattattattttaatatattcttataatttaaatttaataaatatattaatctaataaaataatgaaaatattatttaaaaaacaaaaaatatgtaaaaagcTCTTTACATTTAAAGAACTCCATATCTATTTTCTATTAAAGAGAATTACTTTTTGTGTGCAATAAGATTTACTACTTATTTTAGCTAAAAAATGCATTTAAACACTATAGTTGAAatggaaaattaatttttatttaaccatCAACTTCTGTAATCAGATATTGTAACAACTGAATTAGAACAAACTCCAAATAAACATACAATTACTATATAATATAGCACCTTTAATAAAGTTATAAGCCACTATATATGACATTTAAAAATTATcgttacactattaaaaaaaaaaaagtgttcataaaataataataatgaaatggaccaaaatggataattaataaaatttgaaggTTTCACTCCCTAAATAAAAAGTTattgattatttaatatttgtttGATTTCAGTCAAGTCCTCCTATCGTCACTTGTTCAGCTaattataaaacataaaaacttaatttctAAAGCTTATTATTTCTGCCTAAGTTTTGTTTTGATAAGTTGTATAAATGTTTGgtgtgattaatttttttttttttaaaaaaaaaaaaaaactttactaCATGATACATCCATTAACTGATCCTCAAAACTAGGGGTGTTCActaagtatccgatccaatccaatccgcacgatccaatccaattcaatccgcaaaatgcggatatccgcacttgcgcggattggattggattgaaaaatccaaaatccgcacttgtgcggattggatgttgtttgacctcaaaaagtaatcgatcaaatccaatccgcacaattatatatatttttaaaaaattataatatataatatatatattaattttttagtaacattaaaaaaaaacacaaacttctaatttcttaatcatttttagtaatatattgagttggtgtattttatttgttttataataaagaacaaaaaaaaaaaaaacaatagtcttttttagtacataaatattgacatatatgtatattagtttgatttatatataaatagagatggaaatagattattattgcagattaagaaacaatagtcttttttttttaatttttttctataatatattaaataatttgtcattaaaaaaataaccaatttaaaataaccgatccaatccgcactattgcggattggattggattggatttaaactgttatgcggatcggattggatccaaaatatgaaatccgcacttagtgcggattggatgttgtttgaccaaaaaagtacggattgaattggatgaacacccctactcaaaactcatcttttaaacatagaagtctTGTACAAAAATTGAGATGATTTAACATAAgaacttaaattttatttgtggcTACATTATATAAAAGAAGAGAAAGGTGATAAAGAAACATGAACTTCTGAAAATGCAAAATGATTGTTGTTGTGAAAGCATTTGCAAGTTTGAATTTTTATCAGAATGAAAATTGTACTTGCATGAAAACTAAACAAAAGCAGTACAATTTAGGATTAAAATATACTCTCCAATCAAGTCTAAACATATTGCTGATCTCAAAAGTGGAAAACCTTCGTTACCaccacaagaaaaaaaaagaagtaattTGAAACCCAAAAATAAATGGCTTTCCTTTAACAATGAAAGTGGTTTTGATCAAAAGCCATGTAGTACTAGTAACTCTCTAACTCAGATCATgtcttgttaaaaaaaaaaggaaaaaagggtGAGCTTTTCTGAGATATCATGAGTTGTTTTTGTGACCAtggtagtgaaaagcttcttcgTCTAGGTCAAATTCAAAGGTAACAaacatttttcttcttctctctttctttctttgaaATCTATTTCTTAGACCTTCGTGGTCGAAAGTGTCTAAGAATGAAAGCATCAGCAAACAAAGGGTACTTCTTTTTGATCAAACCCTTAATACATTTCCAATATGAGAAATCCACAGACTCCCCATCTTTCCGTACAACAAACAAACATTTTGTTCTCTTAAACTCCGGATGAAACCCAAGCtacaaaattaaaatcaacaaatgAGCAAAATCCCATGTACAAAAACATATTAATAAAAGGACCCAGATGAAAAATCTTATCTAAAAATGTTACCATAATGGATTGAACTCCACAACCAGTCTTGGTTTCATAATCTGGATGAAAAGGAAGCAACTTTTCAAGAATTACATTCTCATGCTCATCACTGAGTTTATCACCAATCTTATATCTGCTCTAATAGAAAATGTAATCAAtcaaaggtaaaaaaaaatcatataagaACAAAAGATCAGAAAGAATAGAAAAATTACTTTCCAGAGTGAATGATGGTTCGAACAAAGCCAACAAGAGGAACAGTCTCCTCTAATATCCGATCTTCCCAATCTACCCATTGATCAGAATCAGACccatctttctctttctctttctctttatcTTCTTCgtgttgttcttcttctttgtagAATTTTGGGTGGGGTATGACGACGGGCTTTCTGAGTAAGCTGGGAGCATAAGAGTCATGGCCGCGAGTGACTCTGGCTTCGTCCGACGACGCCGTTTTGAGGACGCAGACAAAAGGTGGTTTATAAGAAGAGGAAGAGTGAGTGACCCAGTTGCGTGTGAAGCCTGAATTTGGTGGTGGTGTGGTTCTAGAGCCGGTTGCCGCCATGGCTCCTCCTGAAACTGGTGATTCAGTTATTGGAAGTGAAACCCCATTGGCATTGGCAGAGGAGAGTGGTGCTCTGTTCTGTTATGGTTTTCGATAGACCGCAATCTTAGCAACCAATCACATTCCTCCAATCTGCTACTTCATATGACTAATTCAGATCGCCTTGGgcttttttctctctcaaattgATGGGCCTACTCACTTGTTCAGGCCCATAACctgcttttcttttcttttttattttttttttgtgaaaaaatgATTGGggcattttttaagaaaatttacaCCATATTCAAAGTTTACATTTATAGAAgagaatttttatatttataatttttctaattttttgtttatttattaaagcttaattttctttttatatctatttgtattttttcattattttttttagggatATTGGCGGTTAAACCACCtaaactttacggtttgtaacgaTTAACTACAAAAACCGAAATTTTGGCGGTAtaactacctaaaccctggttCCATTTTGCTTTGTACACCTCTGTTGGCCTCGCTTTTAGCTAACGATAACGAGTCAAATTTAGTAAGCGATAAGTGATTTATAGCaatcaatatataataaaacaatataaagacacaggaattttatagaggttcagccccgagcagttcgataatagcctaatcctcgttatttgtattgacttaagatcaaggagaaaggttcattttcttatagctcttacaacggTATATCTGAATGTATAATTTTTAGATAATATATTAAGGGTATAGTCTCAGCTAAACTGTTTTCGACCtattgcccagtgaacatgcatcactatttataaggctagtaagcttggagaggaagagtttcccctctcgtCACAATGTATATAAACcaaaagatcgtgggatcaatgctgaatacaAAGATTGTGTGATTGATGTTggatacactgatagtgggatcgtgtgtatgccatatcccaGTAAtctgatccctgagttatagggattccGTCGATGACTCACAATatgaaagctgaattcgctaagtgttggttgctcTGCGCGGATTACTAATTGCTTTGCTCTGGGCATGCCAACGAGGCATCTTGCTCGGACTATGCTTCTCGAGCAGATGCTCCGAatggattccacgtgtcaccattcatgtgatgccacgtcagaatGCAAAAACTGGGATAACAACCTCTGTCTTAAAATCatagttaagtgccacggtggactatccacgtgtacacacttatACACGTggtaaatttttagtggtccacgtaatattaatttcaaaattgtcAAATTTATTGAAGGATGGGAAAAAGATTTTTACTACGTGATCCCttattaattaagtaaaatatAATGCACtcataatattagaaaaatttgagcttttatgattaatttttatatttaattagaaaaatgtctcatttttacattatatgttGTTCCAtcagttattaaaaaaaacaataaaaataaattttcggcaaaaaaagataaaagaaatttgagtttaacttaatattttttatataaatatatttttgatataatgtaaaaatatgtattttttttaatattttctttaaataataagataaattaagcatgaaaattcaaatttctattttattattttctatcggatcaaaattaaatgatttaatattttttaaattaatatttatagttaaatttcttTAGTATCTATTAATAGGTAATACCCATCAAAAAGTATTCCATATATATTAGAATAAATAGCATTTTTACCCCCAAAACTTTTTACCCTACCAAATTTTACCCCCTAATATATACTGGTTGTTACGAATAGTCCTCAAATTATAACGAATGCAGAAACGTCGTCCTTCTGTTCACTTCTGTTTAATTTTGTCGTTTATTGACTTAT from Cannabis sativa cultivar Pink pepper isolate KNU-18-1 chromosome 4, ASM2916894v1, whole genome shotgun sequence carries:
- the LOC115714832 gene encoding protein DCL homolog, chloroplastic, with protein sequence MAATGSRTTPPPNSGFTRNWVTHSSSSYKPPFVCVLKTASSDEARVTRGHDSYAPSLLRKPVVIPHPKFYKEEEQHEEDKEKEKEKDGSDSDQWVDWEDRILEETVPLVGFVRTIIHSGKYKIGDKLSDEHENVILEKLLPFHPDYETKTGCGVQSIMLGFHPEFKRTKCLFVVRKDGESVDFSYWKCIKGLIKKKYPLFADAFILRHFRPRRSKK